A genomic window from Microcoleus sp. FACHB-831 includes:
- a CDS encoding ATP-dependent DNA ligase codes for MTKNPQFTRQNVESETSFNQNPELNPGAFIDFASVAENVGATTKRLTKASLLGSYFTSLSDNDLVLAARYFSGYIFPLRDQRTINIGGAALLTAIAAVSEQEKSALQERLVKLGDPGDVTEEAFTNNPQRSQHQPILTLSSLSNQLELLAATTGTKRKTELVIELLKMATPLEAKYMVKLLAGDLRIGLKEGAVEDAIARLFQTNVSKVQWVNMLIGDIGETALLARTRKLDEAQMRLFHPIKFMLATPADDLTEVAKQMPDGFAVEDKYDGIRAQIHIASYLNEDNSILHGTVCNGKRVAIFSRTLDEITATFPDLIEPLAAINLASKDSDEAVDLILDGEIVPIQGERILPFQELQKRLGRKKVSYELLAAVPVAFIAYDVLYAFGRILINEPFAKRRSLLESIHLDTQRVRCGLSQQVSDISGLDAEFTAARARGNEGLMVKDLNSTYKPGRRGRDWLKIKRAMATLDVVVTAAEVGNGKRHRFLSDYTFAVRQSETEPTLLNIGKAYSGLTDAEVAELSEWFRAHTLQELAHGKVCIVEPRIVLEVTFDRVQPSSRHNSGYALRFPRIVRVRNDKPPEEIDTLETVRRLAETLSSESVTKVAEAFVDSAAPLENVSTSLNKRGNEVSDVVQLENDIHQTLTLEAACEAFRAFVDGIERDKSVVVLHDSDADGVTAGVVLQLALSRAGFENVKIVAPDRQRNAWTPANRERAIASAPDSLFVLDLGSQSEPVIAGVPTCFIDHHRPEGVPSGDTLISAYTWEPIPNTSLLVWELCSSLTDVSDLDWIAAIGTVSDLGEKAPFEMLAVAKSRYTAKYLKEASALINAARRASQYNPEVAVRALLTHDSPRSLVNSNTEDVEQLRLARKEVQAAMEQAKKAAPVFSGNVALVRVNSPCQIHPLIAQSWRTRLPKYIVIVANEGYISGRVNFSVRTASGINVLDFLKSVDLSPGEGSYGHGHDSASGGSLPVERWNELLSSLGFET; via the coding sequence ATGACGAAAAACCCCCAATTTACACGCCAAAACGTCGAATCTGAAACCAGTTTTAATCAAAATCCAGAGTTAAATCCTGGAGCGTTCATTGATTTTGCTTCCGTAGCCGAGAACGTTGGAGCTACAACAAAGCGCTTGACAAAAGCATCGTTACTGGGTAGCTATTTCACCTCACTATCGGATAACGACTTAGTGCTGGCTGCACGCTACTTTTCCGGTTATATATTTCCCTTACGAGACCAGCGTACTATTAATATAGGTGGAGCGGCTTTGCTAACAGCGATCGCAGCCGTAAGCGAACAAGAAAAATCAGCCCTTCAAGAACGATTAGTAAAACTTGGCGACCCCGGTGACGTAACGGAGGAAGCATTTACCAATAATCCCCAACGTTCACAGCATCAACCCATTCTCACCCTTTCTTCCTTATCAAACCAACTCGAACTCTTAGCAGCGACAACAGGAACCAAACGCAAAACCGAACTGGTTATAGAGTTGTTGAAAATGGCAACACCTCTAGAAGCCAAGTATATGGTCAAGCTGTTGGCAGGCGATTTGCGTATTGGACTGAAAGAAGGTGCCGTTGAAGATGCGATCGCCCGTCTTTTTCAAACAAATGTCTCTAAGGTACAGTGGGTCAATATGCTAATTGGGGATATTGGCGAAACTGCCTTACTAGCAAGGACCAGAAAACTTGACGAAGCCCAAATGCGGCTATTTCACCCGATTAAATTTATGTTGGCAACCCCCGCCGATGATTTAACGGAAGTTGCCAAACAAATGCCTGATGGATTCGCTGTTGAAGACAAATATGATGGAATTCGCGCCCAAATTCATATTGCCTCTTACTTAAACGAAGATAACTCAATTCTCCACGGCACGGTTTGCAACGGTAAGCGTGTTGCTATTTTCTCCCGAACACTCGATGAAATTACCGCCACTTTTCCCGATTTAATCGAACCGCTTGCTGCTATCAACCTAGCCTCAAAAGATAGCGATGAAGCAGTCGATTTAATCTTAGATGGAGAGATTGTCCCCATTCAAGGAGAACGCATCCTCCCCTTTCAAGAACTGCAAAAGCGCTTGGGACGCAAGAAAGTTTCATACGAATTACTTGCCGCTGTTCCTGTCGCCTTCATCGCTTACGATGTCTTGTATGCTTTCGGACGCATACTGATTAACGAACCCTTTGCCAAAAGGCGAAGTCTTCTTGAATCAATTCACCTCGATACTCAAAGAGTACGCTGCGGACTTTCCCAACAAGTTAGCGATATTTCTGGCTTAGATGCAGAATTTACCGCGGCGAGAGCAAGAGGAAATGAAGGCTTGATGGTAAAAGATTTGAATTCAACCTACAAACCCGGTAGAAGGGGACGCGATTGGTTGAAAATTAAACGTGCAATGGCAACCCTGGATGTTGTTGTCACAGCCGCCGAGGTGGGAAATGGCAAACGGCATCGTTTCCTCTCAGACTATACCTTTGCCGTCCGCCAGAGCGAAACCGAGCCAACGCTGTTAAATATCGGTAAGGCATATTCAGGATTAACGGATGCGGAAGTAGCTGAACTTTCCGAGTGGTTTCGCGCCCATACATTGCAAGAATTGGCGCATGGTAAGGTGTGTATCGTGGAACCGCGCATTGTCCTGGAAGTGACGTTCGATCGCGTGCAACCATCTTCGCGACACAATAGTGGTTATGCACTGCGGTTTCCTCGCATTGTGCGCGTGCGAAATGATAAACCTCCAGAAGAGATTGATACGCTGGAGACGGTACGCCGTTTGGCTGAAACGCTGTCTTCTGAATCAGTAACGAAGGTGGCGGAAGCATTTGTTGATTCTGCCGCACCATTGGAGAACGTCTCAACCTCCCTTAACAAGAGGGGCAATGAGGTATCTGATGTTGTTCAATTAGAAAACGATATCCATCAGACACTAACGCTTGAAGCGGCGTGTGAAGCATTTAGGGCGTTTGTGGATGGTATCGAACGCGATAAGTCTGTCGTCGTGCTGCACGACTCGGATGCCGATGGGGTGACGGCGGGAGTTGTGTTGCAGTTGGCGTTGTCACGCGCTGGGTTTGAGAACGTGAAGATTGTTGCACCCGATCGCCAACGCAATGCTTGGACACCTGCCAACCGAGAACGAGCGATCGCATCTGCACCCGATAGTTTATTCGTTCTCGATTTAGGCAGTCAATCGGAACCCGTGATTGCTGGCGTTCCCACCTGCTTTATCGATCACCATCGTCCAGAAGGGGTTCCGTCCGGTGATACTTTGATTAGTGCTTACACCTGGGAACCCATCCCCAATACATCACTACTCGTTTGGGAGTTGTGTTCGTCCCTAACAGATGTATCAGATTTAGACTGGATTGCCGCAATTGGTACAGTTAGCGATTTAGGTGAAAAAGCGCCGTTTGAGATGCTGGCAGTTGCAAAGAGTCGGTACACTGCCAAGTATTTGAAAGAGGCATCTGCTCTAATTAACGCAGCACGGCGGGCTTCCCAGTACAATCCAGAAGTAGCTGTAAGAGCATTGCTGACTCATGATAGTCCGCGATCGCTCGTCAATTCCAACACAGAAGACGTTGAACAACTACGACTGGCGCGCAAAGAAGTACAGGCAGCGATGGAACAAGCCAAGAAAGCCGCACCCGTCTTTTCTGGAAATGTTGCTTTGGTGCGGGTTAACTCACCTTGTCAAATCCATCCACTGATTGCCCAAAGTTGGCGTACAAGGTTGCCCAAGTATATTGTCATCGTTGCCAATGAGGGATATATTTCTGGGCGCGTTAACTTCAGCGTGAGAACCGCGTCGGGAATAAATGTGCTGGATTTCCTAAAAAGCGTGGATTTGTCGCCAGGAGAGGGAAGCTACGGTCACGGACATGATAGTGCATCTGGGGGCAGCTTGCCTGTTGAGCGATGGAATGAGTTGCTAAGTTCCCTTGGGTTTGAAACTTAA
- a CDS encoding DNA-formamidopyrimidine glycosylase family protein: MPEGPEVRQFADALNQALGGKPIVSLKARTKAASSWEKEHPGVLLNKRIERVLSHGKHLVGLIEGGYYFHSHLMMWGSWAVLDNPPQEIDRRERSRIVVPDACAILYSAPIFDLGTGNPFEIVENLRSLGTNILPYPDEKPFNAPVFLQKLLTSENSDRTIGAVLLDQQILAGIGNYLRAEILFDCRLDPWRKVADLTASELERLIHSIPLMAQRAYTTSGFTVSDEARTRLQNDPSLVYTPGSEYGTRHYVFRRTNLPCLECGSTIRQLRQVTQSDEEGEKTRIIYFCPTCQGTNVELKKSKSKRKVVATGENIIEVQA; this comes from the coding sequence ATGCCAGAAGGACCAGAAGTCAGACAGTTTGCCGATGCCTTAAATCAGGCACTTGGGGGCAAACCCATCGTGTCACTCAAGGCACGGACAAAAGCCGCTTCATCTTGGGAAAAAGAGCATCCAGGTGTTTTACTCAACAAGCGTATCGAACGAGTCCTCTCGCACGGCAAGCACCTAGTTGGCTTAATTGAAGGTGGTTACTACTTCCACTCTCACCTGATGATGTGGGGAAGCTGGGCAGTTTTAGATAATCCACCCCAAGAAATAGATCGCCGCGAGCGATCGCGTATTGTCGTACCCGATGCCTGTGCCATTCTCTACTCCGCCCCAATTTTCGATTTAGGCACGGGCAATCCCTTTGAAATCGTCGAAAACTTACGCAGTCTCGGTACAAATATCCTACCCTATCCAGACGAAAAGCCCTTCAATGCGCCTGTGTTCCTACAAAAGCTGCTGACATCTGAAAATAGCGATCGCACCATTGGTGCAGTCCTACTCGATCAACAGATTCTCGCCGGGATTGGTAACTACCTGAGAGCAGAAATTCTATTTGATTGTCGCCTCGATCCGTGGCGAAAAGTTGCCGATTTGACAGCATCGGAACTAGAACGCCTAATTCATTCAATTCCCTTAATGGCTCAACGCGCTTACACTACAAGCGGCTTCACCGTGTCAGATGAAGCGCGTACACGTCTGCAAAATGACCCCTCCCTCGTCTACACGCCTGGAAGCGAGTACGGCACAAGGCACTACGTTTTTCGCCGCACCAACCTGCCTTGTTTAGAATGTGGCAGCACAATCCGCCAACTTCGTCAAGTTACCCAATCCGATGAAGAAGGAGAGAAAACCCGAATTATTTACTTTTGCCCTACCTGCCAGGGAACAAACGTAGAGCTGAAAAAATCAAAAAGCAAGCGAAAAGTTGTTGCCACAGGGGAGAACATTATTGAGGTTCAGGCATGA
- a CDS encoding dsDNA nuclease domain-containing protein: MLPRPSYRNISPVESGGERARQGFTFQDHVAAGYCIDMLLNAGILEVWCELLDDITIVRNQAGQEEFEFVQVKSNKLDQLWSVAKLCERDQKNPGTSILEKLFANERGAEPCRFRIVTCRDVNNELKVLTLPLNSPVRTAPNNKFTHLCQQVSEKLPNYKSPIGSDTSSGLSRTEWDVRYSEEAIREKNLSNIRAFGECIGVFLSAKQWTEIYEKILYKVKEAGEANWEINLDAKKFKRNKFLDWIIPLIKLADVPENLPHSAIRQFVSREEELETLHRQLQEDGAMSAIIGMRGVGKTELARQYALKYKGSYPGGICWLHAKEDIRLKIIQFAKSRLQLDVPYQQDLSAQVGFCWTYWNRPGRVLVLLDDVNNFTEIEPFLPPQNERFRVLITTHWKFDDLPFSLTLHELKEVAALELLAQWVKTEQIFCNVTTKEDVPSELCARLGHLPLALHLVGRYIKKRRVTLMEMLQRLEGKGLRHPALQVDQNDRTQTIRIERGVAAAFELSWEELSESAQRLGYSLSLCASTHTAWSLIKSVTNESELEELEDARVELESLHLLQVQDKDLYQLHSLIREFFQDKLGSTDKLLQSIKQRVDEVIGSDTELQHFLTWVNQKSGSVKNSYNPDGRLKRIRFSSLYPDILCKLAAIRAFYFDLALVHNSGLALPLYHKVKAEFSNNFGLRGLSDHRLTSEFELSCAIEPGLAPYLHFATDLGIVGADDLAIDSALDSNLEFAYSHIFELKFRESLKKLKEQLPTIDRGQDNFENWWQSNGQTWTEQLRKVMIEHRNVGHDRQFREEQKEKLKHYYDTNKLLVNCLNDDCKVNPEVREAIEETLLLPVAEIERRKREGILG; this comes from the coding sequence ATGCTACCCCGACCCTCTTATCGGAACATATCGCCAGTCGAAAGTGGAGGTGAAAGGGCACGCCAAGGTTTTACCTTTCAGGATCATGTAGCAGCAGGGTACTGCATTGATATGCTCCTAAATGCAGGCATCCTAGAAGTTTGGTGTGAACTCTTGGATGACATCACTATAGTTCGTAATCAGGCAGGTCAGGAAGAATTTGAGTTTGTTCAAGTCAAGAGCAATAAACTCGATCAACTCTGGTCAGTTGCAAAGCTATGTGAGCGAGATCAGAAAAATCCCGGAACCTCAATCCTAGAAAAGTTATTTGCCAATGAGCGAGGAGCAGAACCTTGTCGATTCCGAATAGTGACTTGCCGTGATGTTAACAACGAGCTAAAAGTTCTAACTCTTCCCCTCAATTCGCCTGTCAGAACTGCTCCTAACAATAAATTTACCCATTTGTGTCAGCAAGTTTCTGAGAAATTACCTAACTACAAATCACCTATTGGAAGTGATACATCATCGGGGCTATCACGAACTGAATGGGATGTTCGGTACTCAGAGGAGGCTATCAGGGAGAAAAATTTATCAAATATCAGGGCTTTTGGTGAATGTATTGGCGTTTTTCTATCCGCTAAACAATGGACTGAAATTTATGAAAAGATACTTTATAAGGTTAAGGAGGCAGGTGAAGCAAACTGGGAAATTAATTTAGACGCCAAGAAATTTAAGCGAAATAAATTTCTGGATTGGATAATACCCCTCATAAAGCTTGCAGACGTTCCTGAAAACTTACCTCATAGTGCAATAAGACAGTTTGTGAGTCGAGAGGAAGAATTAGAAACCTTACATCGGCAGCTTCAAGAGGATGGAGCAATGTCTGCGATCATCGGTATGCGAGGTGTGGGTAAAACAGAACTAGCACGGCAATATGCTCTGAAATACAAAGGAAGCTATCCCGGCGGTATCTGCTGGTTACATGCAAAAGAGGATATACGTCTTAAAATTATTCAGTTTGCGAAATCACGCCTCCAGCTGGATGTTCCATATCAGCAAGATTTGTCTGCTCAAGTTGGTTTCTGTTGGACATACTGGAATCGACCCGGAAGAGTGCTAGTGCTGCTGGATGATGTCAATAATTTTACAGAAATTGAACCCTTCCTACCGCCTCAGAACGAGCGGTTCAGAGTACTAATCACTACCCACTGGAAATTTGATGATTTGCCGTTTTCACTGACTCTGCATGAATTGAAAGAAGTTGCGGCATTGGAATTGCTAGCGCAGTGGGTTAAGACGGAACAAATTTTTTGTAATGTCACAACTAAAGAGGATGTGCCATCAGAACTATGTGCGAGGCTAGGGCACTTACCGCTGGCACTACACTTAGTCGGGCGATATATAAAGAAGCGCAGAGTAACGCTGATGGAAATGTTGCAACGCTTAGAGGGGAAGGGACTGAGGCATCCAGCTTTGCAGGTTGATCAAAATGATCGCACTCAAACCATTAGAATTGAGCGAGGTGTCGCAGCTGCCTTTGAACTAAGTTGGGAAGAATTGAGTGAATCGGCACAACGATTAGGGTATTCGTTGAGCCTATGTGCATCAACCCACACAGCTTGGTCACTCATTAAAAGTGTAACAAACGAGTCCGAGCTTGAAGAACTGGAAGATGCCAGAGTTGAATTAGAGAGTTTACACTTACTCCAGGTTCAGGACAAAGATTTGTATCAACTGCACTCGTTAATTCGAGAGTTTTTTCAAGACAAGCTCGGTAGCACAGATAAGTTGTTGCAATCAATTAAACAGAGAGTTGATGAAGTCATAGGTTCAGACACAGAATTGCAACATTTCCTTACCTGGGTAAATCAAAAATCTGGTTCAGTCAAAAATAGTTACAACCCAGATGGAAGACTAAAACGAATTCGTTTTAGCTCTCTCTATCCTGACATCTTATGCAAACTAGCAGCTATTCGTGCTTTCTATTTTGACCTTGCTTTGGTTCACAATAGCGGTCTTGCTCTTCCTCTCTATCACAAAGTCAAAGCTGAATTTTCTAACAACTTCGGTCTTCGTGGACTTTCTGATCATCGCCTTACCAGTGAATTTGAGCTTTCTTGCGCTATCGAGCCTGGTCTTGCACCTTACCTTCACTTTGCTACCGATCTTGGAATTGTGGGTGCTGATGATCTTGCTATTGATTCTGCTCTTGATAGTAACCTTGAGTTCGCCTATAGTCATATCTTTGAACTGAAGTTTCGTGAATCACTGAAAAAACTAAAAGAACAATTGCCTACTATAGATAGAGGGCAGGATAATTTTGAGAACTGGTGGCAATCAAATGGTCAAACTTGGACTGAGCAGTTGAGAAAGGTAATGATTGAGCATCGCAACGTTGGGCATGATCGGCAGTTCAGAGAAGAACAGAAGGAAAAACTAAAACATTACTACGATACTAATAAGCTGCTGGTGAATTGTTTAAATGATGATTGCAAAGTCAATCCAGAAGTAAGAGAGGCAATTGAGGAGACGTTATTGCTCCCAGTAGCGGAGATTGAGAGGAGGAAGCGTGAGGGTATATTGGGGTGA
- a CDS encoding heme-binding protein, with amino-acid sequence MKLENILLPVGILAVVAIAFFAYSATAAPLPEGFPSPTPEGQIEVKQYPAYRSATVRYSGELSMAANRAFDPLYRHISSNNISMTAPVETRYPVSTLEASEIGAPNERGEALVSFLYRSTDIYPSEIAQNIQVEDIAPMTVVSLGLKGSYDYVSYQKNIERLREWLAQHPDWAVVGSPRRFFYDAPYVPESAKRSEIQIPIRRVDG; translated from the coding sequence GTGAAGCTAGAGAACATACTATTACCCGTAGGAATCCTGGCAGTAGTTGCGATCGCATTTTTCGCCTACAGTGCTACTGCTGCTCCCTTGCCAGAAGGATTTCCCTCTCCAACACCAGAAGGGCAAATTGAAGTCAAACAATATCCGGCATACCGTTCTGCCACAGTTCGCTATTCAGGAGAACTCTCAATGGCAGCCAATAGAGCGTTTGACCCTCTCTATCGCCACATCAGCTCTAACAATATCTCCATGACAGCTCCGGTAGAAACCCGTTATCCAGTTAGCACCCTGGAAGCCAGTGAGATAGGCGCACCCAATGAACGAGGTGAAGCGCTTGTTTCATTCCTCTATCGCAGCACTGACATCTACCCCTCTGAGATTGCACAAAACATTCAGGTAGAAGATATCGCACCCATGACAGTCGTCAGCCTTGGGCTAAAAGGCAGTTACGATTACGTAAGCTACCAAAAGAACATAGAGCGATTACGGGAGTGGTTAGCACAGCACCCGGACTGGGCTGTCGTCGGTTCACCTCGCCGCTTCTTCTACGATGCTCCCTATGTCCCCGAATCTGCCAAGCGCAGTGAAATTCAAATTCCGATTCGTCGGGTAGATGGCTAG
- a CDS encoding tyrosine-type recombinase/integrase: MRAKQKAPDCSAPDGGVEDQELLWMWLHAKSDRTRAVYREEAQKFLVWINKPLKAATLVDLYRYVDSRGDLAPATKARIVNTLKSLFRFAHEAGYCPVNVALKLKPPKVRNRLAERLLTQQDVVRLIENATSSRNRVLLLLAYTTGLRVSEICGLKWRDLVAKEGGGQLVVRGKGGKTRYIMLPTPVWMAVERLRGTASASDPVFTSRKKGGHLSRSMVMRIVRAAALKAGIDAPVSPHWLRHAHASHALERGAPLHLVQHTLGHSQIQSVAVYLHVQPMDSSVRFLIGVVSDEQINQVEGNEVTEAIAPITVEVLPSSPIPKLLESRSDQDIEFLNQGMSFSL, encoded by the coding sequence ATGAGAGCCAAACAGAAGGCTCCCGATTGCTCTGCGCCGGATGGAGGCGTAGAAGACCAAGAGCTGTTGTGGATGTGGTTGCACGCCAAAAGCGATCGCACTCGCGCTGTCTATAGAGAGGAAGCGCAGAAGTTCCTAGTTTGGATAAATAAGCCTTTAAAAGCAGCCACTTTAGTAGACCTCTACAGGTATGTTGACAGTCGCGGGGACTTAGCACCCGCCACTAAAGCTCGGATTGTCAATACGTTGAAGTCTTTGTTTCGCTTTGCTCACGAAGCGGGCTATTGCCCCGTTAATGTGGCTTTGAAACTGAAGCCTCCTAAAGTTCGCAATCGCTTAGCCGAACGGTTACTTACCCAGCAGGACGTTGTGCGGTTAATCGAGAATGCTACAAGCTCTCGCAACAGAGTTTTGCTGCTGTTGGCTTATACAACGGGGTTAAGAGTTTCTGAGATTTGTGGCTTGAAATGGCGCGATCTGGTTGCCAAAGAGGGCGGGGGACAACTGGTGGTGCGGGGAAAAGGCGGGAAAACTCGCTACATTATGCTCCCGACTCCGGTATGGATGGCTGTGGAACGTTTAAGAGGAACGGCGAGTGCTAGTGACCCCGTGTTTACCTCGCGCAAAAAAGGGGGACATTTAAGTCGCTCGATGGTGATGCGGATTGTCCGAGCGGCGGCTCTAAAAGCCGGGATTGACGCGCCAGTTAGTCCGCATTGGTTGAGACACGCCCACGCAAGTCATGCTCTAGAGCGAGGAGCGCCACTACATTTGGTGCAGCACACCTTAGGACACTCGCAAATTCAATCTGTCGCTGTTTATCTCCACGTTCAGCCGATGGATAGTTCGGTGAGATTTTTGATAGGAGTTGTTTCTGATGAACAAATCAATCAGGTAGAGGGTAACGAGGTGACAGAAGCGATCGCTCCGATAACAGTGGAAGTTCTACCCTCAAGTCCGATTCCAAAGCTTCTCGAATCGAGGAGTGATCAGGACATAGAGTTCCTCAATCAAGGAATGTCGTTCTCCCTTTGA
- a CDS encoding NACHT domain-containing NTPase: MNKSKTTSIDFKGYLNRPCREQVLLQAVKDEVEVRIQSSLHNVALINLGKPVQLERIERLWDVEIKTGGSQFELVTSKTSILEIFERMDVAGKLLIRGKTGSGKTTTMLNLAKEMIRRAEADINYPIPVLFDLCSWKNSHQPMTDWLVDELKLKYGVRKNLGKQLLDNKQLLPLLDGLDEVEPSLHESCVRELNAWLQGTTQPLYLIVCSLWGDIQDSPQPDIWQLSLNAVVQLKPLTQEQIQQYLISVDCTELCQMLEPDTNLLELVRTPFLLNITAMSYELLSLAQWQHLSSRAQRVEYLLDAYVQYMLHREIQNRWYGKHKTPSVEQTRRWLVYLAQQLQKECRTEFLVGKTPIYWVPTGKNSYEYSFFVLLITWLISFISFGIISWLIFQMSPQLILWLIVGIILYFILLLEGNLVEKFLKTGIVISSCIAWCYLQIGAWLDDWLKPLGKQVHHFIPRLIFIPDRHIHWNYNRFLDYCTERLFLQRAGRRYRFIHKLLEDYFSRMSC; the protein is encoded by the coding sequence ATGAATAAGTCTAAAACTACATCTATCGATTTTAAAGGGTACTTAAATCGTCCATGTAGAGAGCAAGTGTTATTACAAGCCGTAAAGGACGAAGTGGAAGTACGCATACAAAGTTCACTGCACAACGTTGCTTTGATTAATCTGGGTAAGCCGGTGCAGTTAGAGCGGATTGAGCGTCTATGGGATGTGGAGATCAAAACAGGTGGTTCCCAGTTTGAGTTAGTGACATCAAAGACGAGTATTCTGGAGATTTTTGAGCGGATGGATGTTGCAGGTAAGCTGCTAATTCGTGGAAAGACAGGCTCTGGTAAGACTACCACAATGCTCAATTTGGCGAAGGAAATGATCCGACGGGCGGAAGCAGATATAAACTATCCTATTCCAGTATTGTTTGACCTTTGCTCTTGGAAAAACTCACATCAACCAATGACAGATTGGTTGGTAGATGAACTGAAGTTGAAGTATGGAGTAAGAAAGAATCTTGGAAAGCAATTGCTTGACAACAAGCAACTACTACCATTACTAGATGGCTTGGATGAAGTAGAGCCGAGCCTACATGAATCTTGTGTACGCGAACTTAACGCATGGTTGCAAGGAACAACCCAACCGTTATATCTAATAGTGTGCAGTCTGTGGGGGGATATACAGGATAGTCCGCAGCCGGATATTTGGCAACTATCTCTGAATGCAGTTGTTCAACTAAAACCTCTAACTCAAGAACAGATTCAACAATATCTAATAAGTGTGGATTGTACGGAGTTGTGCCAGATGTTAGAGCCGGATACAAATCTGCTTGAATTAGTAAGAACTCCGTTTCTGTTGAACATCACAGCTATGTCTTACGAATTGCTTTCCCTAGCACAATGGCAACACTTGTCCTCAAGAGCGCAGCGCGTAGAATACTTGCTAGATGCCTATGTGCAATACATGCTGCACCGAGAGATACAGAACAGGTGGTACGGGAAACACAAGACTCCTAGTGTTGAGCAAACAAGACGATGGCTAGTATACCTAGCGCAACAACTACAGAAAGAATGCCGAACAGAATTCTTAGTAGGAAAAACACCAATTTATTGGGTGCCAACTGGTAAAAATTCCTATGAATATAGTTTTTTTGTATTATTAATTACTTGGCTAATTTCTTTTATTTCTTTTGGGATAATCTCTTGGTTAATCTTTCAAATGAGTCCTCAGCTAATTCTTTGGTTGATAGTTGGAATAATTCTTTATTTTATACTTTTATTAGAAGGTAATTTAGTTGAAAAATTCTTAAAGACTGGAATAGTTATTAGTTCGTGTATTGCCTGGTGTTATCTTCAGATTGGTGCTTGGTTAGATGATTGGTTGAAACCCCTTGGAAAGCAAGTTCACCACTTCATTCCCCGCCTTATTTTCATCCCAGATAGGCACATTCATTGGAACTATAACCGCTTCCTTGACTACTGCACTGAGCGTCTCTTTCTGCAACGGGCTGGAAGACGGTACAGGTTTATTCACAAGTTACTAGAAGATTATTTTTCCAGAATGAGTTGTTAG
- a CDS encoding lipase family protein has translation MSKIKVSQNSRFELERAVELLDLVEEAHKRYAQAKAEPEWNWDTDYRRPIILNGKRYNVLKYLGFAQYFLAIRRRVPFGFIAQQENNIFVVFRGTMNSAEWISNFKACQEPFLDLSLPLNRQIALDDDDDPFLEDTDSIMKEHDKFNLGILAQDIGEVHRGFYRTYTRLDRGGLLDGTPANDRPSMKESVETTLNNLAQDSQIFVTGHSLGGALATIAALHISKMNSFNPPILYTFASPRVGDQRFAQQFENLECYRIANSEDLVPTIPLATKLLTLRASLAGITGLWKNHLSKMDYQHIGEPLYFTTQKGSVSDNHTIPVYQEALNG, from the coding sequence ATGTCTAAAATTAAAGTTTCCCAAAACTCTAGATTCGAGTTAGAACGCGCAGTCGAGTTACTAGATTTAGTGGAAGAAGCTCATAAGCGTTACGCTCAAGCGAAAGCTGAACCGGAATGGAATTGGGATACAGATTATAGAAGACCCATCATTCTTAATGGTAAAAGATATAATGTCCTCAAATATCTAGGTTTTGCACAGTATTTTTTAGCAATTAGAAGGAGAGTTCCATTTGGTTTCATTGCCCAGCAAGAAAATAATATTTTTGTAGTGTTTCGTGGGACAATGAATTCTGCTGAGTGGATCTCTAATTTTAAAGCTTGTCAGGAACCATTTCTTGATCTATCACTTCCTCTAAATCGTCAGATAGCTTTGGATGATGATGACGATCCATTTTTAGAGGATACAGATTCAATAATGAAAGAGCATGACAAATTTAATTTAGGTATTTTAGCGCAAGATATAGGCGAAGTTCATCGAGGATTTTACAGAACATATACTCGTTTGGATCGAGGAGGTTTGTTGGATGGTACTCCTGCTAATGATCGCCCCTCAATGAAAGAGAGTGTTGAAACAACTCTCAATAATCTTGCACAAGATTCCCAAATATTCGTAACAGGTCATAGTTTAGGTGGAGCTTTAGCAACTATAGCTGCACTGCATATCAGCAAAATGAATTCTTTTAATCCTCCCATTCTTTATACTTTTGCTAGTCCGAGAGTAGGAGATCAAAGATTTGCTCAACAATTTGAAAACTTAGAATGCTATCGAATTGCTAATAGTGAGGATCTTGTTCCTACCATTCCTTTAGCAACTAAACTTCTAACTCTTAGAGCATCTCTAGCAGGCATTACCGGGCTTTGGAAAAATCATCTTTCAAAAATGGACTATCAACATATTGGTGAACCCCTCTACTTTACGACTCAAAAAGGAAGTGTTTCTGATAATCATACAATTCCAGTTTATCAAGAAGCATTAAATGGATAA